Proteins encoded within one genomic window of Anas platyrhynchos isolate ZD024472 breed Pekin duck chromosome 28, IASCAAS_PekinDuck_T2T, whole genome shotgun sequence:
- the ADAM11 gene encoding disintegrin and metalloproteinase domain-containing protein 11 isoform X5 codes for MAGRAGCFRNHPPQQGVHLAQVSFVVRAFGSAFTLDLELNHHLLASHYVERHVGTGKNSSHSTGAGEHCYYQGRVRGRPRSFAALSSCQGLHGVFSDGRDTYLIEPQAGAEHEQDLRPHVIQRTPSCAQPGCLFAALDHYVSGSLPKLRRRRQVRRAQHTVHSETKYIELAVVNDHQLFLQLRKSVVLTSNFAKSVVNLADMIYKEQLNTRIVLVAMETWASEDRIRMEEDSLETLNEFMKYRREAMPEQSDTVHLFSGRTFQSSRSGTAFVGGICSPGRGGGVNEYGNVAAMAVTLAQTLGQNVGMMWNKHRTSAGDCRCPDAWLGCIMEDTGYYLPRKFSRCSIDEYNQFLQDGGGSCLFNKPLKLLDPPECGNGFVEAGEECDCGSLAECAKSGGNCCKKCTLTHDAMCSDGLCCKGCKYEPRGVSCREAVNECDIPETCTGDSSQCPPNLHKLDGYFCENEQGRCYGGRCKTRDRQCNALWGRSSAERFCYEKLNVEGTERGNCGREGSGWMQCNKQDVLCGFLLCANISGAPRLGELSGEIATMTFFHQNRYVDCRGGHVQLVDGSDLSYVEDGTPCGPSMLCLDHKCLPVTAFNFSSCPGSWDGKICFDHGVCSNEGKCICQPEWTGKDCSVYDPIPEPKPTGETERYKGTSAEEGTTRHSRECSPRRLSPRRLLVTVRHQRPSGTGPPRPRAGTAAMGPSVRVAVCPAAPVLSPSLWPPP; via the exons ATGGCAGGACGGGCCGGTTGTTTCCGAAATCACCCACCCCAGCAG GGGGTGCACCTGGCACAGGTGAGCTTCGTGGTGCGTGCCTTCGGCTCAGCCTTCACCCTCGACCTCGAGCTCAACCA CCACCTCCTCGCCTCACACTACGTGGAGCGGCACGTCGGCACGGGCAAGaacagcagccacagcaca ggtgctggggagcacTGCTACTACCAGGGCCGGGTCCGTGGCCGGCCCCGTTCCTTCGCCGCGCTCTCCAGCTGCCAGGGCCTGCA CGGTGTCTTCTCAGATGGCAGGGACACGTACCTGATTGAACCCCAGGCGGGTGCTGAGCACGAGCAG GACCTTCGGCCACACGTCATCCAGCGCACTCCGAGCTGCGCCCAGCCAG gcTGCCTCTTTGCTGCACTGGACCACTACGTCTCGGGCAGTTTGCCCAagctgcggcggcggcggcag GTGCGACGAGCCCAGCACACGGTTCACAGCGAGACCAAGTACATCGAGCTGGCGGTGGTGAACGACCATCAGCTG ttcctgcagctccGCAAGTCCGTGGTCCTCACCAGCAACTTCGCCAAGTCCGTGGTCAACCTGGCCGACATG ATCTACAAGGAGCAGCTCAACACCCGCATTGTGCTGGTGGCCATGGAGACCTGGGCCTCCGAGGACCGGATCCGCATGGAGGAGGACTCGCTGGAGACGCTGAACGAGTTCATGAAGTACCGGCGCGAGGCGATGCCGGAGCAGAGCGACACCGTCCACCTCTTCTC GGGACGGACGTTTCAGAGCAGCCGCAGCGGCACCGCCTTCGTGGGGGGCATCTGCTCGCCCGGCCGCGGCGGGGGGGTCAACGAG TACGGCAATGTGGCAGCCATGGCCGTGACGCTGGCACAGACGCTGGGGCAGAACGTGGGCATGATGTGGAACAAGCACCGCACCTCGGCAG GGGACTGCCGGTGTCCCGACGCGTGGCTGGGCTGCATCATGGAGGACACGGG GTACTACCTCCCACGGAAGTTTTCCCGCTGCAGCATCGATGAGTACAACCAGTTCCTGCAGGACGGCGGTGGCAGCTGCCTCTTCAACAAGCCCCTGAAG CTCCTGGACCCTCCGGAGTGCGGCAACGGCTTCGTGGAGGCGGGCGAGGAGTGCGACTGCGGCTCGCTGGCG GAATGCGCCAAGAGCGGAGGCAACTGCTGCAAGAAGTGCACGCTGACCCACGACGCCATGTGCAGCGACGGGCTGTGCTGCAAGGGCTGCAAG TATGAGCCGCGTGGTGTGTCCTGCCGGGAGGCTGTGAACGAGTGTGATATCCCCGAGACCTGCACTGGGGACTCAAGCCAG tgtccccccaaCCTCCACAAGCTGGATGGCTACTTCTGTGAAAACGAGCAG ggccGATGCTATGGTGGGCGCTGCAAAACCCGAGACCGGCAGTGCAACGCGCTGTGGGGCCGCA GCTCAGCAGAGCGTTTCTGCTATGAGAAGCTCAACGTGGAGGGCACCGAGAGGGGCAACTGCGGGCGCGAGGGCTCGGGCTGGATGCAGTGCAACAAGCA GGACGTGCTCTGCGGCTTCCTCCTCTGCGCCAACATCTCGGGCGCGCCCCGGCTGGGCGAGCTCAGCGGCGAGATTGCCACTATGACCTTCTTCCATCAAAACCGCTATGTGGACTGCAG GGGCGGCCACGTGCAGCTGGTGGACGGCTCGGACCTGAGCTACGTGGAGGACGGGACGCCCTGCGGGCCCAGCATGCTGTGTCTTGACCATAAATGCCTTCCAGTGACAGCCTTTAACTTCAGCTCCTGTCCCGGCAGCTGGGATGGGAAGATCTGTTTTGACCATGGG GTCTGCAGCAATGAGGGCAAGTGCATCTGCCAGCCCGAGTGGACGGGGAAGGACTGCAGTGTCTACGACCCCATCCCCGAGCCAAAGCCCACAGGCGAGACGGAGCGATACAAGG GAACATCCGCCGAGGAAGGTACGACCCGGCACAGCAGGGAGTGTAGCCCCCGCCGCCTGTCCCCCCGTCGTCTCCTCGTCACCGTCAGGCACCAGCGGCCCAGCGGCACGGGACCCCCCCGTCCCCGGGCTGGGACTGCCGCCATGGGCCCGTCTGTCCGTGTCGCTGTGTGTCCGGCTGCCCCTGTGCTGTCTCCATCTCTGTGGCCCCCCCCATA